In Miscanthus floridulus cultivar M001 chromosome 5, ASM1932011v1, whole genome shotgun sequence, one genomic interval encodes:
- the LOC136450129 gene encoding uncharacterized protein — translation MAAGSIVVDFPSMGAALCFPSLESLLRDSASGFLAAVSAAPAPGAADLTNFHRVFSRVLSAYPDPPLEAVWFFSALSFHDRPDDLRSLLQLLSAFTASSPGAAKPLALLAPVVSELFHSDQPRRETEALVEAVLSYISICSSRPASSSAEGATADAVRLLPAFGELVKVWSVRHSRERCPFQVLFPLAGDEARRELMKEGCSVDYLAGVVLAEAFLLRFCLKVQNATGVPRSELQKELKIWAVSSIPVFQNHQFFGVLLNMLLNSPLPVYSLVSADDEILLRDVLYDSLILVDYSFINNGAGVDLLPIYVSRLVITLDAVNDARRKGDQGRAMSFINAFSTSNVPIFLIKWATSQASSGALSKPIANTPQAILKWLVDLEDKGLKVFGDYSSWIMGRFAYDEVKNGYGNMIHSDADLFFVDKQSGREFMDAKGSEDEAVEKMETAGNAFMAAAQSMKGVTNGIRKRKSCGNEDAAAVKFVKYKVEDSSVKDYLSAANGMSSGSEVENPQSDDEMEESD, via the exons atggccgccggctcCATCGTGGTGGACTTCCCCTCCATGGGCGCCGCCCTCTGCTTCCCCAGCCTCGAGTCACTCCTCCGCGACTCCGCTTCGGGCTTCCTCGCCGCCGTCTCCGCcgccccggcccccggcgccgccGACCTCACCAACTTCCACCGCGTCTTCTCGCGCGTCCTCAGCGCCTACCCGGACCCGCCGCTCGAGGCCGTCTGGTTCTTCTCCGCGCTCTCCTTCCACGACCGCCCCGACGACCTCCGCTCCCTGCTCCAGCTCCTCTCCGCCTTCACCGCCTCCTCGCCAGGCGCCGCCAAGCCGCTCGCCCTCCTCGCCCCCGTTGTCTCCGAGCTCTTCCACTCCGACCAGCCGCGCAGGGAGACCGAGGCCCTCGTCGAGGCCGTCCTCAGCTACATCAGCATCTGCAGCAGCCGCCCCGCCTCCTCTTCGGCCGAGGGGGCCACCGCCGACGCTGTGAGGCTGCTGCCGGCCTTCGGCGAGCTCGTCAAGGTGTGGAGCGTGCGGCACTCGAGGGAGAGGTGCCCGTTCCAGGTGCTGTTCCCGCTCGCTGGGGACGAGGCCAGGCGGGAGCTCATGAAGGAAGGCTGCAGCGTTGACTACCTCGCTGGGGTGGTGCTGGCTGAGGCGTTCCTCCTCAGGTTCTGCCTCAAGGTGCAGAATGCAACAGGGGTGCCTCGCTCTGAGCTGCAGAAGGAGCTCAAGATCTGGGCAGTCAGCTCCATCCCGGTCTTCCAGAACCACCAATTCTTCG GGGTCCTGCTGAACATGCTCTTGAACTCTCCGCTGCCTGTTTACTCTCTAGTG AGTGCTGATGATGAAATCTTGTTGAGAGATGTCCTTTATGATTCTCTTATCCTGGTGGATTATTCTTTCATTAACAATGGTGCTGGAGTTGATCTCTTGCCTATATATGTGTCGAGATTGGTTATCACCCTTGATGCTGTCAATGATGCCAG GAGGAAAGGTGATCAAGGGAGAGCAATGTCGTTTATCAACGCTTTCTCAACCTCAAATGTTCCCATTTTTCTCATCAAGTGGGCTACTTCTCAAGCTAGTTCTGGTGCTCTCAGCAAACCAATTGCCAATACACCTCAAGCTATTCTCA AGTGGCTTGTCGACCTTGAAGATAAGGGGCTCAAAGTGTTTGGAGATTACAGTTCTTGGATTATGGGGAGGTTTGCTTATGATGAGGTCAAGAATGGATATGGGAACATGATTCATTCAGATGCGGACCTTTTCTTTGTTGATAAACAGAGTGGTAGGGAGTTTATGGACGCCAAAGGCAGTGAGGATGAAGCTGTGGAGAAGATGGAGACTGCAGGCAATGCTTTTATGGCTGCTGCCCAGTCAATGAAGGGGGTAACTAACGGCATAAGGAAGAGGAAGAGCTGCGGAAATGAAGATGCAGCGGCTGTGAAGTTTGTGAAGTACAAGGTAGAAGACAGCTCAGTGAAGGACTACCTGTCAGCAGCTAATGGCATGAGCAGTGGCAGTGAGGTAGAGAACCCGCAGTCGGATGATGAGATGGAAGAATCAGACTGA
- the LOC136450131 gene encoding thiamine phosphate phosphatase-like protein, translating to MAPAPAVVVVFDFDRTIIDWDSDDWVITKLGAADAFQRLRPTMRWNPLMDRMMAELHARGTTPEDIRDCLRSAPLDAHVVSAVKTAAALGCDLKVVSDANTFFIETVMAHHGVLGCFSEIVTNPASVDADGRLRISTFHDSTAAPHGCSLCPDNMCKGKIIERIQATASDKKQHFIYIGDGKGDYCPSLKLGEGDYVMPKENYPLWNLICNNKQLLKAEVHPWNSGEELEKTLLKLVSKMIAAPAQASQFDYSKCEMSNPAIQHPALRVPH from the exons ATGGCGCCCGCCCCCGCCGTCGTGGTGGTGTTCGACTTCGACCGGACCATCATCGACTGGGACAGCGACGACTGGGTCATCACCAAGCTCGGTGCCGCCGACGCCTTCCAGCGCCTGCGCCCAACCATGCGCTGGAACCCACTCATG GACAGGATGATGGCGGAGCTGCACGCCAGGGGGACGACGCCGGAGGACATCCGCGACTGCCTCCGGAGCGCGCCGCTCGACGCGCACGTCGTTTCCGCGGTcaagacggcggcggcgctcgg GTGTGACCTGAAGGTGGTGAGCGACGCCAACACCTTCTTCATCGAGACCGTCATGGCGCACCACGGCGTGCTCGGCTGCTTCTCCGAGATCGTCACCAACCCGGCGAGCGTCGACGCGGACGGCAGGCTCAGGATCTCGACGTTCCACGACTCCACGGCCGCGCCGCACGGCTGCAGCCTCTGCCCTGACAACATGTGCAAG GGCAAGATAATCGAGAGGATCCAAGCAACAGCCAGTGACAAGAAGCAGCACTTCATCTACATAGGCGACGGCAAGGGAGATTACTGCCCATCCCTCAAGCTGGGGGAAGGGGACTATGTCATGCCAAAGGAGAACTACCCCCTTTGGAATCTCATCTGCAACAACAAGCAGCTTCTCAAGGCTGAGGTTCACCCGTGGAATAGCGGCGAGGAACTGGAAAAGACACTACTTAAGTTGGTCAGCAAAATGATCGCCGCACCTGCACAAGCTTCCCAGTTTGACTACAGCAAATGCGAGATGAGCAATCCAGCAATCCAGCATCCAGCCCTCCGTGTGCCACACTGA
- the LOC136454830 gene encoding uncharacterized protein has product MEEGGGSRTVRDADASGVHIEDVDSSSKLSMSTASDATIKEPKTADAKRRKARKERKASKIATREKKKEEQRLKDKKKRKEARRITREARAKRKAARAQEQEKNKYDASSSELSSSSDDGDDDVSYHASKDSKKVKSKDKKKDSDNKGSNNNKNKYTATLLKVGFSQNKKVENELVKQLRAMDRGKRNVMSTKQKVKRGRGQASYIPSDRNLDEDLAEEERIQRMGMTISVWPNSPLHILEFDSSYMRENTDGFNLNPPQNSDNHTVLDYSMSWKKTGEAREIDPYSSNRSSESKDDHGFATAIKTCDRFEMTDIMSFRITLNPKDNETDLNGYITNTTYEDRMENREAVRHAREMAGLPPLPPVQSPPQFPNLPRLSSSDEEQDQPHEHHYEQPDDQQYGHSYEAFSQYYRYPQGQHFEQPPWQQDLGAEIHSIEADPHV; this is encoded by the exons atggaagaaggaggaggttcGAGGACTGTTCGCGACGCTGACGCAAGTGGTGTGCACATCGAGGATGTCGACAGCAGCAGCAAGCTGTCCATGTCGAcagcaagtgatgccaccatcaaagaaccTAAGACCGCCGATGCcaaaagaagaaaggcaagaaaagaaagaaaagcctccaagatcgcaacaagagaaaagaagaaggaagagcagcggctcaaagacaagaagaaaagaaaagaagctagaagaatcacaagagaggcaagagcCAAGAGAAAGGCAGCAagagctcaagagcaagagaagaataagtatgatgcatcatctagtgagctctctagtagctcagatgatggagatgatgatgtgtcataccatgcttcGAAAGATAGCAAgaaggtgaagagcaaggacaagaagaaggatagcgataacaagggcagcaacaataacaagaacaaatataccgcc ACACTGTTGAAAGTAGGATTTAGCCAGAACAAGAAAGTTGAAAATGAACTAGTGAAGCAACTGAGGGCG atggaccGAGGAAAAAGGAATGTGATGTCAActaagcaaaaggtcaagagaggcaggggacagGCAAGCTATATTCCCAGTgacagaaatcttgatgaagaccttgctgaagaAGAAAGAATTCAGAGGATGGGAATGACTATTAGTGTGTGGCCTAATTCTCCTCTACATATTTTagagtttgatagcagctacatgagagaAAATACTGATGGGTTCAACCTCAATCCTCCCCAAAACAGTGACAATCATACAGTTCttgattattccatgagttggaagaagacaggtGAAGCTAGAGAGATTGATCCCTACTCCTCTAATAGGTCCAGTG AGAGCAAGGATGATCATGGGTTTGCTACAGCCATCAAGACctgtgaccgctttgagatgacagatatcatgagtttcag GATCACTCTTAACCCCAAAGACAATGAAACAGATTTGAATGGCTACATCACTAAT ACTACTTATGAGGATAGAATGGAAAATAGGGAagcagtgaggcatgctagggagatggcGGGGCTGCCACCTCTTCCACCAGTGCAGTCACCACctcagtttcctaacttgcctcgcctttcttcCTCTGACGAAGAGCAGGATCAGCCACATGAGCATCATTATGAACAGCCAGATGATCAGCAGTATGGGCACTCATATGAGGCATTCAGTCAGTACTACAGGTACCCACAGGGGCAGCATTTTGAGCAGCCCCCATGGCAGCAGGACCTTGGTGCAGAGATTCACTCCATAGAGGCCGATCCACATGTTTAG